gattagtcatttaaaaatataactacaacAAAAACAATCTTTGCACCTAGACATCAACCTTAatatttaagggttttttttaaaaaaaacttagcaagaaatgaaaattagaagGCATAGAAAAAGTCTTTCCTGTGTTGTCCCATGGTTAATCAAATTAGGGCTCTCAGTGTTACCTGAACACAAATTCAGAGTTCTATTATTCACCTGTAATTATAACACTAGTTGGAGGATAGTTTTTgtttaagtcatttattttttataaatctaCCCTTCAAAAAATCTGAGTCAGTCTTCAGGGTACCTAATGTGCTGCAAATAATCTTCTGCACATTATTTAAATTCATCCAGTTTCAATTCATTCAAATTCCATCCGTGAGAGAAAGAGCCATCTTGATTAGAAAAAGTGATAGAAGGAGACGAATGTACATACCAGCAACCTTCTGAAAAAGACAAAGCCAAGATCACCCAGAAAGAACTGTCAATATACGACTTTAAGGCAAGGTGGAAGGGTCCAAATACCTTACGCTGAGTATTGAAACACTAAGTtcaaaaaggaggagagaaataataACAGCTAGTTACTGAACTGTAGGAAGGGGGCTTTGCACACGTTACTCTATCTCACCTTTACAGAATCCCTGTCAGCTAAGACGTGCCGGCCAAGGTTGAGTCCCGATCTCCCCCAGGGTACATGCGCTTTTCACCACTTTTTCCCACCTCTTACTATATCCTTCCATCATTCTGGATCTGATCTTCCCCCTctcatcctcccacccccactgaaataaaataaaacatgatcttTGATGCATTCGGATATTTCCAAACCCTTAAGACGAGAGAAACATTATGACACAAGTAGTAAGCTAGAGTGGCTTCCACATTAAGTAACTAACAAAACAAGcataaaaaaattactgattatCTTTCTCACATCAAAACATAAGCCCCCAGATAGGTGAGTAGGTCAAATGTTTTCTTGCCTTCTGTTGACAAGTTTCCCGTTTTACTTTGAATTGCTCTGTCTTcttccagaaggaaaataaaaacttaacacTCTGTTGGGAGTATTCTCACTACTTCTACAAACATGAAACAGTATTgtctattttgcttttgttttgttccaAGAAgtattgtttttcaatttttagacAAACACTGCATGAATTATGTTGTGATGAATGTGTTCTATTCACCAGTGGAAATGGCAACAACAGAAAGCCTTGGTACCAAGGATTTTATAAcataattaattttgataatttagaTTCCAACTCCTGAAATATTCTGCAGATGATCTGAAAATTTCTCTTACCTGTGGAACAGAAAATGCAATCATCAGTACATTGTGAATAGGGTTCCTTCAGATTCTTATATTCAGTTACTTAACTGTTGGTAAAGCCCACAGGAGATGCCCCAAGGGGAATATGCCCCAATTATCTTCTGGTTCCAAACAGCAATATGATGAtttactcaataataaaaaaagtaaatggctCTAAAATAATGTACTACATGTCAATATGCATAAAATGAATAACGTTTTCAATGTCTCGTTTAAAATGATGACTTCAAAAACCATATACATGTTCTAACCCTATATAGGAAATCTTAAGATGTGAGACATATTCTTATACCATAGCCCTGACACTGGGTTAGCACTAATTTCTCTGAGTACCAATGCTTTCATCCTGGCAATATAAGCCATTTTACATTGCAACAAGTAAGTAAATATGGTAAACTATAGTAATGTAAAACCACAATATATCTTTTGCAGAATCTAGCAGATGGATTTATAGTCAATAAAATTCATTACACATTTACTCTCTTCAAATTACAAAGTGCTTGGTTAGAAAGATTAAAGTATACATTTTGAGCTTATTGTAAGTTTATTATTCAAGgtaataagaaaagtaaaaaaaaaaaaaaatgccatggaAATGTGGAGGAGACCTCAGAAGTTTAAAGCTCTGTAGGATTTTGTAAGCCACATAATTTGTGAATCTTAAATATTAATCTATAGGGAAGCTATTGCATAGATTATCTATAGATTACTCAGATTAAATAAATCTAtgcagaataaattttaaaatatctaatatacacacatacaataaaacacacacagacatacataccCACACAAGCATGCAACTAGgaccaaaacagagaaaattaacgTTGGTTAACAAGGGAGATCCAGTAGaacttatatttttcttcagtttgccACATGCTCTCAACCATTCACAGTCACAAAGGGACTGTGAGAGACTGATACagttattattgtattatttaattatatttttggcagtagtggggagataattagatttatttatttttagaggagatactggggatagaacccaggatctcatgcatgctaggcatgtgctccaccacttgagctataccctccctgtgTTCCTGttcattgctgaatagtattccactgtaaagCTGTACCATGGTTCACTTATCCATTCAatagttgatgggcatttgggttatttcaaGGTTTAGAATATAGTGAATAGGGATGCTAGAAATACTGGCATACAGGTCTTGGTGTagacatgttttcttttatcctgGGTAAATCAGACTTAGTGAGATTGCTGGGTgagctgcaccattttgctttCCTCCCAGCAGTGGATGGATGAAAGCTCTGGTTGCTCTCCATCACTGTGAGTACTTTGTATTCTTATCTActattacactttaaaaattctagTCATTCTGATAGATATTATGGgatcacattgtggttttaaaattgtatttctctaatCACAAATGTTGTTGAACATTACTTTTTATAGGCTTAGTTGCTACCATTGTACCTTCTCtagtgaagtgtctattcaaatgtatgcccatattttaattgtttatctttccttttattttcatattgttgagtttttaaaGTACTCTGTATATTCTGTACAATAAATTCATATTCTTAGTCaatattcatattctttattgAATAGCTATTCAGTCTGTGGTTTGTTAATTTTCTCAACAGGGTCTTtcacaaaacaaactttaaatgtGACAAAGTAGAATTTATCATTCTTCTCCTAGGGTTCatgaattttgtgttttatacAAAATTTTGTGACTAACCCACAATCACAAAAATGTtgtcctaatttttttctctaaaaatgatACTGTATTAGGGTTTTACATTAATGcctaagatttattttaagacaaCTTTTATATATGATGCAAAGAATGAGTcatgtctgtttttttgtgaCATGAGGCTATTCTATAAATTCAATGTCGTTAGAAAATGCTATTCTTCTTCTGTAGATTTTCCTTAGCAATTTCGTCAAGAATCAATTGACTGCACTGTGTGAATCTATTGCTGAAGATTATTCCACCGACCTCCATGTCTATCTTTTCACCAGTGCCATACTCCCTTGATGTATTAGTTTTGTGGCAAATCTTGAAATTAGGTTATGTAAATCTTActttaatcttctttttaaaaattgctctgactacttttctttctttgcttttttaaataaattgtagatTTACCTtgtcaatttgttttaaaaaatagcttgtttaattttaattagagtCACATTGAATATATGGATCATTTGGGAATGCATCTAATAAATAGATCTTTTTTTGATAATTGTATGTATATCAGTAccatctttcatttttcctttacttccgtcatctcttctttccttcttcctttcttttaaaaatcagattccaTTTCCTATCTATTAATTTAGTATCTCTGAGTGTAAAGCTTAAGCCTCTAtgtatttttcacaattttttgaagaatttctttAAGTACATAGCCTAGCACTAGTCTATACATTAGTATAAGGGGTTCCCAAGATGACACAAGATGCTACACAACTCAAATTTTGACCTTCATCTTTATTAGATCTCTAAGATTCTAATGTTCTATTACATAGAATTTTACAGTTATTCACATACTGTCCTATATTTGTTGTCAATATTTCCTATCCCTTTATTTATAACTTATCCTCTCTGTAAACTACCCAATGAGTTTTAGAATATCTTTCATACTATTTACAAGTGTACCTTTCTCCTGTTTACCATGTGAAAAACCAAAATCCTCCTGCTCCTTTTTGGTCCCAGAAGGGAATTAGTGTGTTTTCTACTTGGGGCATCCCTGTAGACTTCAAGAAGAGCTTGAGAACCTGATATAAGAGTTCAGATGTTCAGAATGCATAGTGTGGCTTAATGAAATGAGTAGCTTCATTTCTACAGGTAAGAAGAAAGCTTTTccatcatttacaaaatacaccagaaattataATCTTGAATCTCAAACTACATGATACGCTTTCGTATTTAAATCTGAGATAGAAATTTTTAGTTAACTCAGAGTGGAATAAAAATTGAGTGAAAGAATGCCAGGGAACATAAATAGGAAAGACTCTTTACATATTTAGGTCAATAGATTTGTAAGttagatattttatgtaatttctttGTCGGAAAGTAACTTAAGGCGAATAAAGGGAGTGGGAATAAgaggctttattttaaaagtaggaaCATTAGTGAATGGAGAGAAAATTTTCTGTCAGTCAGCCATTGGGTATATGACATTTGGGGATCATTATTGTCTCTCATGGAAggatatacaaattttaaatttatcttatttatttcactgAGAGTAGCAAGAAGGAAGTCATTTACAGAGAGAAACCATGGTATCACAGGAGGCAGGGCAAGATGGTGAAAAGTACATGCATCATGAGGAAGACCTTGGACTGAAACTTGACTCTGGGATGTTTTGCtataaaagggaaatgaaggaatgtATGCAGAAGTCCGTTCCTGTGGCCTGTGCTCAGCACTTGGCTGTTACTAATTTTCCTCTTTTGCAAACTTAGTGTTTCAGTGTTGATTCTGAGATATTTGGGTTTTTCTGTCTtccattaaattatatttttgaagaagccttatattaattttaaaagttgattgtAGATTATTGAATTCTTCAAGAGTTATAGtcagtttcttttcataattCTAACTCCTTTCAATATATTCTAATATTGACTTAGTTGTACCCAGTATAACTTTCATTTTTGCCTCTAGCAGAAATGCCTGTTTAAAGAGGGATTTAGCTGAAGTATTTAACTTTGTAGTCTTTCACTCTCTTTTTGACCCAAGTCAATTTAAGCTCACTGTAATGTAGAAAATAGAATTGTGGTGAgctgtatgtgtattttttggTATCAACAGAATACACAATTCATAACACTTCTTTATTCTCTAAGGAATAATCCAGAGACATAAAGAGTGAACAGAGTAAAAAAATATGATCAAAATGTGATTCATTGGATTTATCCTGAGAGAATAATGTTTTGGTGTGTATTAATAATCACAAATCATATATGTTACATGATGGTAAAGAATGAAATATCTggtttgaaaatgaatatatgtatattcctatatgactgaagtattatgctgtacaccagaaactgacagtacattgtaaactgactatacttcaataaaaatatattttaaaaaagaatgcaatagcTGGATTAAGgttcttgccacttctattcaatgaTTAGTTATAATACTAATTTTGTGATCCAATATTTTCTAATGCTTCAAAAATGCATGCATTTAATGACAAAGTTCAATTACAGGGTAGTCTTAAATTTATAACCCAAAACTgacatattttaaggaaattgcTTCATATCTTTattgctttacatatttaattaGTCTGCCTGGATGCATATGGTTTTCTCCCCTTGGTCATTTAAATATATTGGTACTTTAAAGTGGGTAAACTTTGGAGAGCAAATCTAAAGTCAAATGTGGCTTTTAATCATGAACCTGGCCTATGAACACGTCCTTTCAGATTCTAAATTCTGTTATTTGTCCTGAACAAGGAATATCATTGAACTAATGTCAAGAATTGTATCAGGGCTAGCCTTCTTATGATTCCTcctcacatttaaaaaagtagttATTTCAATATTGTGGCATAAATATTAATGTTCTCATTCTATAGGTGACCAAATTATAGCAAATCATTTTTTACAATTACTGAAAGGTCTGTAATGCTGATATTCTGTTCTAATGATCTATACACTGATATACTATCTCATGAGTTTCAGTGtcagaaggaaattattttttagcaAATCACTTGGTGTTTTAATGGGCTTTAATATGAAGACAGCTAACAGAATGCAGTGGTCAATTAACCAGCAGACATGATGGCTTAGAAATGGCATGAATTCAATCAGCAAGTGAACACCcatgtattttcatttgattctgcAGTGAGGGGCATGAACACTTGACCCACCGCCTTGTCACTCTCTCCTGATTTGCACCTGGGAAATTATACATCCCCCGAAATTAATATGAGGACATATCTCATATTCCCTTGAGTCACTACACTGAGTCAcaatgttctttattcttttgtagCAAATGAATTGTAATGTTTGGTTAACTTTGTTCCATGAGGTGTCAACATGCAGAATGTCACTGAAGTCACTACATTTGTACTGAAGGGCTTCACGGATGATCCTGAACTGCAGAGCATCTTATTCTTCCTGTTTGTAGCAATTTACCTTTTTACTCTGATGGGCAATTTAGGACTGGTTGTATTGGTCATGGGGGATTCCCGGATGCACAACCCTATGTACTATTTTCTGAGTGTGTTATCATCTGTGGATGCCTGCTATTCTTCAGTCATTACCCCAAAAATGTTAGCAGATTTTATGTCAAAAAACAAAGTCATTTCATTCCTTGGATGCGCAGCACAGATGTTTCTCGCTGTTACTTTTGGGACCACAGAATGCTTCCTCTTGGCTGCAATGGCATATGATCGCTACGTAGCAATCTACAACCCCCTCCTGTATTCAGTGAGCATGGCGCCCAGAGTCTATGTGCCACTCATCGTTGCTTCCTATGTTGGTGGCATTGTGAATGCTTCTGTGCACACAGCGGCCACATTTAGCCTGTCCTTCTGTGCGTCCAATGAAATTAAACACGTCTTTTGTGACATCCCTCCTCTCCTCGCTCTTTCTTGCTCTGACACTCACACAAACCAGCTTCTACTCTTCTGCTTCGTGGGCTCTATTGAGGTAGTCACTATCCTGATTGTCCTGATCTCCTATGGTTTCATTCTGCTGGCCATCCTGAGGATGCATTCTGCCGAAGGGAGAAGGAAGGCCTTCTCTACATGCGGCTCTCACCTAACTGCTGTGTCCATTTTTCACGGTACAGTTCTCTTCATGTACGTGAGACCAAGTTCCAGCTACGCCTTGGACCATGACATGATAGTTTCTGTATTTTACAGCATCATGATTCCCATGCTGAATCCAATCATTTATAGTTTGAGGAACAAAGATATCAAAGAGTCAATGCAGAAAGTGTTTGGGAAAAATTGGTTTATCAATAAAGtgtattttcacagtaaaaattaaattaaaaaattgagaatGATGTTCTGTGTCTCAACATCAAGAAGACATGATGAAAATGCTTTCAGTTTATTaatgtatttctgttttccctggaTATTATAATATAAAGATCATAGTCAACCTTCTACTTATGCTCTTCTTATATGCAGAAAAAATTGTATCATCCATTTGCTTATTAACATGTTTCTactgatacatgtatacatacatatacatatttatacatgcaTATGTTTATGCATGTACGTATGCAAAAGCCATACTATtgatgtaacacacacacatacaggcatGCGTGTACATAAATCTTACTTTAGAATGTTATGTACTGTTTTCTTCCATCTGCATATAACTCAAATGTATGGGCTCCAGTATTtgtaattataaataacattataaTTATATCTGATTAGTTTGATCAAATACCAACTAACCAATAGCAAAACCAAGTTCACATGATCTCATACCACTTTGCATGAAGTCATTGGTTTCTGACTCCATTTCATAGaactctgcctccatctttagATTTATAAACTATGTATCTAATCCCAGCCTGTGTTTTGGGGACCATAGATAATGTGTTCAAGTTCCTGAGCTCACTACCATTCTGATTGGTGAAAAGGcatttctcccctttttcttACTTCATTCAGAGCAGGAACATTAAATGCATCTTTAGTTTctcatagaaaacaaagtcaTTAAAAACATTAGCAATTATCAAGATCCTATTTACATTCAAAATGACAGACAAGCACATCAGAGAGTCAAGCACAGCTGGCCTGTGTGTTTGGCTCTCTGCACCACTAAGCCCCAACCCATCTTTATGGGTTTCTTTACAGACCTGGTCCTGACTCAGGTTTCAGCTCCCTTTGCCTTGGGGGTCCTACAACACTCTGATGTCCTGGTGGTCGCCACCTCTCCTCACTCTCAGTTCCAAAACCATGGTGCACAAGAGTCTCTCCTAATGTGCATGTTTAAGCCCTGCTTCCAACAGACCATGTTTTCATTGCAAGGATGTGTCCTTCAGAGgtaattttaagttttgtgtttgcctttccctccttcatttctatttattaatttttaattataattttgtgaAAACTCATTCTCTTCTTAAAGGAGTATCTTTATTCTTTAATTCCAACAAGATGATCTTCTCAGAATTAGAGTCCAAACTAAGGCTATTTCCCTAAGTTTGGAATAAGTTTACATACCAACCAAACTGTTCTTATGAAGAACATCTCTTACCAGCATTTATTCCTACACAATATCTCTGCATTTATTCTCTCCTGTCTGAAAGACTCTCCCCACTGCGATTCACATGGTTCCCTCTCCTTCAAATGTCAAAACTAAACCATGGTCACTGATATTCATTATCCTCGCATATCCAACCAAGCAAATGTGCTtttgcactgtgtgtgtgtgtgtgtgtgtgtgtgtgtgtgtatgtgattcaGCATTGAAGAGATCTTTAAACACAATTcaatatcacaaaaataaattttacactttacattttaaaggtctaaataaaaaacaataacagATATAGTAAAAGAACTAGCCATAGACAAGAGGAAATAAAGTTATGCATCAGTTAAATCAATAAGTAATAGGCTGAAAGTCCATAGAACTATGGACAAAGAATACACAtggaaaatttacaaaagaagaaacatcttTAGACCAATGCATACACTTTACTTTAATAATGATCTAGAAAATGTAagtgtaaaataatataaaacactcTTCCACACTCATAACATTGGCAACAATGGAAAAGTCTGGGACTACCAAGTGCTAGTGAGGAGACGGAGTAAAGGAAATATGCAGACCCTGCTGGTAGGAGTATAAAagttacagccactttggaagcaATTTTTGAATGTCTAATAAGTTCATAGAGCCAGAAAATTCAGGACACAATGCATAGCTAAATGAATTAACCAAGAAAGGTGCCAAAATCATACAtgtgagtgaaagaaaaattttcctgaaTAAGACATTCAGTAGATAacataaattaattaaactaTCTGCAGAATTATAGTGTTTTGTCATTGGATGCATAAATATGCAGTTAACCAGTTACAACTTACTTATGAATGACAAATTGTACGTAGGGTTTACTTCCGGTTAAAATGATCACTTGATAGGATCGGAGCcaagtaaaaggaagagaaatggatgtacaaactgttttcattttacaagaAAAGGACTTTTTACGGTAAAAATAGGTCAAAGATGACTACTGTGACTAtggaaaatcaattttattactatgttatattcattataaaaaacaagttttcattatgaaatacAGCGAAATTGTTAATAATTTTCAGAGTATTTAAAGTAAGCAGAATACCCTTAATTCCTTTTTAAGTGGGGTAATTTGCAAATACCAACTAATgacttcatcaaatttaaaatttctattaaacaAAAGATATCACAAACAAATTTAACAGAGGACTATTTTATTCATATGATAGACAAATTTTATTATCGAGAATACACACAAATTATATAGGCAAAACATGAAATCAAAAACTTCActaaaaagacacacagataacAATGGAACATGCAAAATTAtatccaaattcatttttttaaataacttatggGCATAAAATTCACATACTGTgatattaatcattttaaagggTATTACTCCATAGCAATGATTACactcacaatgctgtgcaaccaCACCTCAACCTAGTTCCATTTCAATAGCTCCTAAGTGTTCATCAGGCAATTTCTCAGCATTCGtccctcccttccagcccctggctACCATCAGCCTGCATTCAGTCCTGTGAATGCATCTATCCTGGATATTTCACGTAAACCAAACGGTACTAAAGTTTGTGCCTGGCATCTTCCACTTAGCACATTTTCAAGATTCATACCTGTTGTcacatgtatcagaacttcattgtttcttattttattgtggtaagaacacttaacatgagatctaacCTCTTAACATGCACTTAAGTAtataacacagtattgttaattgTGGGCACAATGAGGTACAGCATATCCCTCGGGCTCATTTATCTTGCATAATTGAGACTTAATGGATTAATAACATCCAATTGTATGCCTATAACAAAATGTGTTTACCCAtgcatcttttgatggacatttgacaTCATTCCATCTTTTGGTTAATGTGAATAGTGTACTTATCCTTGTTTGAAaacctgctttcaattcttttgagtatatgtGTAGAGTGATTGCAGGATATtatggtaattttatatttaaattttaaggaaccaccaaactgttttccatagcatcTGAACTATTTTATGTTTAACATTCTCCCAATTAATGCACCAGGAAGTCATTTTTTATGGATACTCACCAACATTGGctattttgtggtttgtttttttttaatctagttggTGTCAAGTTGTATTTCATTGCGTTTTGGTACGTATTTCCCTAACGTCTGATggtgtggagcatcttttcaccTCTTTTTGGCCACTTGTATctctctttggagaaatttctattcaagattttggcccatttttaattgttttgttgttgttgacttttgttgttaaattttagGAGTATTTGATATAATTTAGATATTCAACCCTTATCAAGTACATAACT
This Camelus ferus isolate YT-003-E chromosome 10, BCGSAC_Cfer_1.0, whole genome shotgun sequence DNA region includes the following protein-coding sequences:
- the LOC106730658 gene encoding olfactory receptor 5T2-like, with amino-acid sequence MQNVTEVTTFVLKGFTDDPELQSILFFLFVAIYLFTLMGNLGLVVLVMGDSRMHNPMYYFLSVLSSVDACYSSVITPKMLADFMSKNKVISFLGCAAQMFLAVTFGTTECFLLAAMAYDRYVAIYNPLLYSVSMAPRVYVPLIVASYVGGIVNASVHTAATFSLSFCASNEIKHVFCDIPPLLALSCSDTHTNQLLLFCFVGSIEVVTILIVLISYGFILLAILRMHSAEGRRKAFSTCGSHLTAVSIFHGTVLFMYVRPSSSYALDHDMIVSVFYSIMIPMLNPIIYSLRNKDIKESMQKVFGKNWFINKVYFHSKN